The following are encoded in a window of Harmonia axyridis chromosome 7, icHarAxyr1.1, whole genome shotgun sequence genomic DNA:
- the LOC123685238 gene encoding low-density lipoprotein receptor-related protein 4 isoform X5 — translation MKIHILILILNGSSIQCVDRIVWYLLESMENITMVSYVKSPRHRGAARQMYGSGSLRSRESFPVYANDRRRYPERSTISPDVGGYRLLPNPGFPYTHDFYPLPEVIGGVRSSTRSGGLYGGRPEYYSGKPDHGFFGGRFPLDLGTLPGRGFRRTSSVHRQKNPRIGPDRTKGVIHPSDDLTDMTEEDFDHPCEVSCSPNEYLCESNCICIKQDARCDKRVDCEDGDDELDCSEYELERHTKCNETNSIRCPTTGKCILKKWWCDGEDDCGDFSDETRCEGTKNCTTEEFECSNGLCIPKMWVCDDDVDCKDYSDEWNCTQAGCKPNEFDCGDGTCISQNWKCDRQMDCSDGRDEVECNLNAPDCLVDEFLCSAHKCIKMKFKCDGDNDCGDWSDEYNCASIRQICEVGEFRCSDGRCIPEKYRCDKQRDCDNNEDEANCDYSIKRNCSFDEFACRSGACILKTWKCDGFQDCSENEDEEDCQIVCDESKYACATSYPADNSTSYCINKKHVCDGQNDCPNAEDELNCPEMRECEKGTKCEQLCITKHDGSSGCACSRGFTLAEDGQKCIEIDECQYATDPVCSQTCTNTRGSFKCGCLTGYVLRPDGRSCKAQGATPTLLFANRKDIKQASLSSAKYIPILKGLHNAIFLSYHYEKQMIFWTETLIDVIRRAYINGSFSRDVIKVGLETSGGLAVDWIHDLLFWTDAGTQRVEVADLDGRNRAILAADDMDKPRAIVVHPGEALVFWADWGPNPKIERAEMDGGNRKKIVTESIFWPNGLTLDYTTDRIYWADAKHNVIESSFLDGSDRKKVVSKGLPHPFAITIFEDIIYWTDWHTKSISSASKSTGLGLRTIHSKLYYPMDIQSFHPQRQPKYRNRCEKAGCSHLCLPNKKSYSCVCRLGQKLAADGRSCVEPEKFIFFARKKNLVIKHLDGDALHRPDIVIPVEGLKAASAIAWDSASNIIFWTDVERKAIYKAFWNGSSQVAIVDTNLESPMGIGYDWLTKKIYWVDMKMNRLEVADSDGNNRCLLVWEDIDSPRDIVLNPYEGLMYWTTWQNPKIEIIGMDGLNRSVIISEDLITPSGLTIDYEAKKFYWADGISKYISVSNLDGTNRKTIIRGSTIPQPYGLDVFGDSIYWTDWTNSTLERANKIDGGNRTLLEKKLTNIMQVKIFHRNRRIVATPCDIDNGGCSHLCLLKHAGYSCACPTGIKLKDDGKSCANGPTNYLILAHGTDIRQISLDVPYTADVVMPFPPLKMAVSVDVDRKTGEIYWTDTEEAVIKKIKPDGSDLQIIIMHELMKPDGIAIDSTGRKIYWTDRGRNSIEVCELDGTNRKVLFSTDNGKPRAIALHYHHGLIFWSDWGSKPKIEVANMDGNNRKVIIDTKLEWPNGLAIDRPANRLYWNDGKKNKIESCNFNGQNRKIILQYIPYPYGLVIVGNHMYWTDWKTQALHRAGKIRGTDSKIISSNLTGLMDVRAVQTDNIAENACGDNNGGCSHLCLRSPTSYTCACPTGIKLKKFSTTTCEDLPSTFLLVSTRFAISRISLDFDEVWDYTLPIKSINEAYDLDFHWARKLIYYNDIEHKMIRSINMHNLSDVKDVVPTGTNGIAVDWIADNIYWTNTDEKTIEVATLDGRHRKTVIGEKLQDPRSIAVFPKKGYLYWTDWKEPKIERSFLDGSSRLVLINDFVNFPLGLTIDYVSKRMYWIEAKSNGEHIETANLNGQNRIILNIDKTFPYSLAQLGSHIYWSDWRQKRVYRADKTSGKEQMILRPDLDAAMGITMVAQTKQQGWNPCAVNNGGCEYLCFYTGKNYTCGCPNDRPNCNKDPSQWVSDKCPRDKFNCGGDYENEDDLEPNYYNPYNRNIDDVVGHSDSPHSNSILIVCLLFLVIIILLCTIFVSVLLFVRGKKRYRYRHGGSFANPNYYSPNSESLATNSTNSSNGDRRQFIWKRLKYDKSQERVYEETVLSDSPEVVSCKI, via the exons ATGAAGATACATATTTTGATACTGATACTGAATGGAAGTTCCATCCAATGTGTTGATAGAATTGTATGGTATCTGC TCGAATCAATGGAAAACATCACCATGGTTTCCTACGTGAAGTCCCCACGTCACAGGGGAGCCGCCAGGCAGATGTACGGGTCGGGATCCCTACGCTCCAGGGAGTCATTTCCAGTCTACGCCAACGACCGAAGGCGCTACCCAGAAAGGAGTACCATAAGCCCAGATGTGGGCGGATACAGGCTACTGCCGAATCCTGGATTTCCCTACACCCACGATTTCTACCCACTGCCCGAGGTCATAGGCGGAGTCAGATCCTCTACCAGAAGCG GAGGGCTCTACGGTGGACGTCCCGAGTATTATTCCGGGAAACCAGACCATGGATTTTTCGGTGGTAGATTTCCCCTGGACCTGGGCACGTTGCCTGGTAGAGGTTTTCGCAGGACCTCGTCAGTTCACCGCCAGAAAAATCCTAGGATAGGTCCTGACAGGACTAAGGGCGTCATTCATCCGTCAGATGATTTGACAGATATGACAGAGGAGGATTTCGATCATCCTTGTGAAGTTTCTTGTTCACCAAACGAGTATTTGTGTGAGAGCAATTGTATCTGCATCAAGCAGGATGCACG ATGTGACAAGAGAGTAGATTGTGAAGATGGCGATGACGAATTGGATTGTTCAGAGTATGAGCTTGAAAGACACACCAAATGCAATGAAACCAACAGCATAAGGTGTCCCACTACCGGAAAGTGCATATTGAAGAAATGGTGGTGCGATGGTGAAGATGACTGTggagatttttcagatgagACTCGTTGTG AAGGAACCAAAAATTGCACCACCGAGGAGTTCGAATGTTCCAACGGTCTGTGCATTCCAAAAATGTGGGTTTGCGACGATGACGTCGATTGCAAAGACTACTCCGATGAGTGGAACTGCACCCAAGCAGG GTGTAAACCGAACGAATTCGACTGTGGAGACGGCACTTGCATTTCTCAGAATTGGAAATGCGACAGACAAATGGATTGTAGCGATGGAAGAGACGAAGTGGAATGCA ATTTAAACGCCCCAGATTGCTTGGTAGATGAATTTCTCTGCTCGGCTCATAAgtgtatcaaaatgaaattcaaatgcgACGGAGATAATGATTGTGGCGATTGGAGCGACGAATATAACTGTGCTAGTATTCGGCAGATTTGTGAAGTTGGCGAATTCAG ATGTTCCGATGGAAGGTGTATACCTGAAAAATATCGTTGTGACAAACAGCGCGATTGTGACAATAACGAGGACGAAGCTAATTGTGACTATTCAATCAAGAGAAATTGTTCCTTCGATGAGTTTGCGTGTAGAAGTGGCGCTTGCATTTTG AAAACCTGGAAGTGCGACGGCTTCCAAGACTGCAGCGAGAACGAAGACGAAGAAGACTGCCAGATCGTTTGTGACGAATCCAAATATGCATGCGCGACATCCTATCCAGCCGACAATTCGACATCCTACTGCATCAATAAGAAACACGTTTGCGATGGTCAGAACGACTGCCCCAACGCCGAAGACGAACTGAACTGTCCAGAGATGAGAGAATGCGAAAAGGGCACCAAGTGCGAGCAACTTTGCATTACCAAACATGATGGCAGTTCTGGCTGTGCCTGTTCTAGGGGTTTCACCCTTGCAGAGGACGGACAAAA ATGCATCGAAATAGACGAATGTCAATACGCTACGGATCCTGTCTGCTCCCAGACTTGTACCAACACAAGAGGAAGTTTCAAGTGTGGGTGTTTGACAGGTTATGTTCTGAGGCCAGATGGACGTTCCTGCAAGGCTCAAGGAGCGACCCCCACTCTGCTTTTCGCCAATAGGAAAGATATAAAACAG GCATCTTTGAGCAGTGCCAAGTACATTCCCATACTGAAAGGATTGCACAATGCAATCTTCCTCAGCTATCACTATGAAAAGCAGATGATTTTTTGGACCGAAACGTTGATAGATGTCATCAGGAGGGCCTACATCAACGGTTCATTTTCCAGAG ATGTAATCAAGGTGGGATTAGAGACGTCAGGAGGTTTGGCTGTAGACTGGATACACGATCTGCTCTTCTGGACAGACGCAGGCACTCAGAGGGTCGAGGTGGCAGATTTGGACGGCAGAAACAGGGCGATCTTAGCAGCAGACGACATGGACAAGCCTAGAGCCATCGTGGTCCACCCGGGAGAGGCCCTGGTGTTCTGGGCGGACTGGGGCCCGAACCCCAAGATCGAAAGAGCCGAGATGGACGGCGGGAACCGCAAGAAGATAGTAACAGAGTCCATCTTCTGGCCGAACGGCCTGACCTTAGACTACACCACAGATCGCATCTATTGGGCGGACGCCAAACACAACGTAATAGAATCCTCGTTCCTTGATGGAAGCGACAGGAAGAAGGTGGTGAGCAAAGGCTTGCCTCATCCGTTCGCCATCACCATCTTCGAAGATATCATCTACTGGACGGATTGGCACACCAAGTCCATATCTTCGGCCAGTAAATCTACTGGTCTCGGGCTGAGAACCATCCATTCGAAGCTGTACTACCCGATGGATATCCAAAGTTTCCATCCGCAGAGGCAACCCAAGTACAGAAATCGTTGCGAGAAGGCTGGGTGCTCGCATCTGTGTCTTCCCAACAAGAAGTCTTACAGCTGCGTCTGTCGATTGGGACAGAAGTTGGCTGCCGATGGAAGGTCTTGCGTGGAGCCGGAGAAGTTCATATTTTTCGCCAGGAAGAAGAACTTGGTCATCAAGCATTTGGACGGAGATGCCTTGCATCGACCTGATATT GTGATTCCAGTGGAAGGATTGAAGGCAGCCTCGGCTATAGCTTGGGATTCCGCATCGAACATTATATTTTGGACCGACGTTGAGAGGAAAGCAATATACAAGGCATTTTGGAACGGCAGCAGTCAAGTAGCTATCGTAGATACGAACTTGG AATCCCCAATGGGAATTGGATACGATTGGTTAACGAAGAAAATCTACTGGGTTGATATGAAAATGAACAGATTGGAAGTGGCTGATAGCGATGGTAACAATAGGTGCCTGCTGGTATGGGAAGATATCGATTCTCCCAGGGACATTGTTCTGAACCCATATG AGGGTTTGATGTATTGGACAACCTGGCAGAACCCCAAAATAGAAATCATCGGAATGGACGGTTTAAACCGTTCAGTCATAATCAGCGAAGATTTAATCACACCGTCTGGACTGACCATAGATTACGAAGCCAAGAAATTTTATTGGGCTGATGGCATCTCCAAGTACATATCCGTTTCGAATCTGGATGGAACCAACAGGAAAACTATCATAA GAGGTTCCACCATACCTCAGCCCTACGGTTTGGACGTTTTCGGCGATAGCATATACTGGACCGATTGGACGAATTCCACCCTGGAAAGAGCGAATAAAATCGATGGCGGTAACCGGACTCTACTAGAGAAGAAATTGACGAACATAATGCAGGTTAAGATTTTCCATAGGAATAGGAGAATCGTGGCAACACCGTGCGACATAGACAACGGAGGATGTTCCCATCTGTGCTTGTTGAAACATGCAGGGTATTCGTGCGCTTGCCCTACAGGTATCAAACTGAAG GACGATGGTAAATCTTGTGCTAACGGTCCTACCAATTACCTAATATTAGCACATGGTACTGACATCCGACAAATATCCCTAGATGTACCGTATACGGCCGATGTGGTCATGCCGTTCCCACCGCTGAAAATGGCAGTATCGGTAGATGTTGATCGAAAAACTGGAGAAATCTACTGGACGGATACCGAAGAGGCCGTCATCAAAAAGATCAAACCCGATGGATCCGATCTGCAGATCATTATCATGCACGAACTCATGAAGCCAGATGGCATTGCCATCGATTCTACCGGAAGAAAG ATTTATTGGACCGACCGAGGCAGAAACAGCATAGAAGTGTGCGAGTTGGACGGTACCAACCGTAAAGTTCTATTCTCGACCGACAACGGCAAACCCAGAGCCATAGCTCTGCATTACCACCACGGCCTGATCTTCTGGTCCGACTGGGGCAGCAAACCGAAGATAGAAGTGGCGAACATGGACGGCAACAACAGAAAAGTGATCATCGACACCAAACTCGAATGGCCTAACGGCCTAGCCATAGACAGGCCAGCCAACAGACTGTACTGGAACGACGGCAAGAAGAACAAGATCGAATCTTGCAATTTCAACGGCCAAAACAGGAAGATAATCCTCCAATACATTCCCTACCCTTATGGCTTGGTCATAGTTGGCAACCACATGTACTGGACCGACTGGAAGACCCAAGCTCTGCACAGAGCCGGCAAGATACGAGGAACAGACAGCAAGATCATCAGCAGCAATTTAACCGGCCTGATGGACGTCAGGGCCGTCCAAACCGACAACATCGCCGAGAACGCTTGTGGCGACAACAACGGAGGATGCTCGCATCTGTGTCTACGGAGCCCGACGTCCTACACGTGCGCGTGTCCTACCGGCATAAAGCTCAAGAAGTTCAGCACCACGACTTGCGAAGACTTACCTTCGACCTTCCTCTTGGTATCGACGAGATTCGCCATCAGTAGGATCAGCTTGGACTTCGACGAGGTTTGGGATTACACGTTGCCGATAAAGAGTATAAACGAGGCTTATGACCTGGATTTCCACTGGGCCCGTAAGCTGATATACTACAACGATATCGAACACAAGATGATCAGGAGCATCAACATGCACAACTTGTCCGATGTTAAAGACGTAGTCCCGACAGGTACCAATGGAATAGCTGTGGACTGGATTGCCGACAACATCTACTGGACCAACACTGATGAAAAAACCATCGAGGTGGCAACACTGGACGGGCGCCATAGGAAAACGGTGATCGGGGAAAAACTTCAGGATCCTCGATCTATAGCTGTTTTCCCGAAGAAAGGCTACTTGTATTGGACAGACTGGAAGGAGCCCAAGATTGAAAGGTCGTTCTTGGATGGATCTTCACGGCTGGTGTTGATAAATGATTTCGTCAATTTCCCTCTTGGCCTCACCATCGACTATGTCAGCAAAAGGATGTACTGGATTGAGGCTAAATCTAATGGGGAACATATAGAGACGGCAAATTTGAATGGACAGAACAGGATCATTCTGAATATCGACAAGACGTTTCCATATTCTCTTGCACAG CTGGGATCCCACATTTATTGGTCGGATTGGAGACAGAAAAGAGTCTATCGGGCCGATAAAACGTCAGGAAAGGAACAGATGATCCTCAGACCCGATTTGGATGCAGCTATGGGAATTACTATGGTTGCGCAGACGAAACAACAAGGATGGAATCCTTGTGCGGTCAACAATGGTGGTTGTGAATACCTCTGCTTTTATACCGGCAAAAACTACACTTGCGGGTGTCCAAATGATAGGCCTAACTGCAACAAAG ATCCATCCCAATGGGTTTCGGACAAGTGTCCCAGGGACAAATTCAACTGCGGAGGGGACTACGAAAACGAGGACGACCTTGAACCCAACTATTACAACCCCTACAACAGGAACATCGACGATGTAGTGGGGCATTCAGATTCTCCGCACTCTAACTCCATCCTCATCGTCTGCCTACTCTTCTTGGTAATCATCATATTGCTGTGCACCATCTTCGTGTCGGTGCTGTTGTTCGTAAGAGGAAAGAAACGCTATCGTTATAGACACGGGGGTAGTTTTGCCAATCCGAATTACTACTCTCCCAACAGTGAATCTCTCGCAACGAATTCGACTAACAGTAGCAACGGGGACAGGAGGCAGTTCATATGGAAACGGCTGAAGTACGACAAATCGCAG